The Dehalococcoidales bacterium DNA segment CTTCTTCGCTGAGAAAGCGGACAAGGAAGGACAACCCCAGGTTGCCCGCCTGTTCCGGGCGGTGGCTGAGGCCGAGACAGTCCACGCCCGCAACCACTTTAACGTGATGGATGGCGTGGGTTCGATCAAGGATAATGTGGCTGCCGGCGCCATGGGAGAACACTATGAGTTCACCAGGATGTACCCTGGTTTCATTGCCAAAGCGGAAGAGGAGGGAAATGAGAAGGCGCAGCGCAGCTTCGAATACGCCAACCAGGTTGAGCA contains these protein-coding regions:
- a CDS encoding rubrerythrin family protein, whose amino-acid sequence is MSDTDKNLQEAFAGESQANRRYLFFAEKADKEGQPQVARLFRAVAEAETVHARNHFNVMDGVGSIKDNVAAGAMGEHYEFTRMYPGFIAKAEEEGNEKAQRSFEYANQVEQIHHGMYEAVLKALEAGQVLKNEPYFVCPVCGNTVAGAAPDKCPICSTVGSRFKKFE